In the genome of Candidatus Microbacterium phytovorans, one region contains:
- the tyrS gene encoding tyrosine--tRNA ligase translates to MSDSDVSALPEISALAPANDPAFDNVWDEIVWRGLVHVSTDQEALRALLGGEPITYYCGFDPTASSLHLGHLVQLLTLRRLQLAGHKPLGLVGGSTGLIGDPRPTAERTLNSRETVAAWVASLRAQVERYLSFDGENAARMVNNLDWTAPLSAIDFLREIGKHYRVGTMLKKDAVAARLNSDAGISYTEFSYQILQGLDFLELYRQYDCVLQTGGSDQWGNLTSGTDLIHRVEGVSVHAIGTPLITNSDGTKFGKSEGNAIWIDAELTSPYAFYQFWLSTADADVIERLKVFTFLTSAQIGEYAHLVETEPFRRAAQKRLALEACTIVHGVDATLAVIAASEALFGQGDLAALDAETLRSALRELPHAEVARGSLVVQTLLDTGLVASLSEARRAIAQGGVTLDGIKVDDEGAVVSGALPGGVSVLRRGKKTLAGLFVV, encoded by the coding sequence GTGTCTGATTCCGACGTGAGCGCGCTTCCCGAGATCAGTGCGCTGGCGCCCGCGAACGATCCTGCGTTCGACAACGTGTGGGACGAGATCGTCTGGCGTGGCCTGGTGCACGTGTCCACCGATCAGGAGGCGCTGCGTGCGCTTCTGGGCGGCGAGCCGATCACCTACTACTGCGGGTTCGACCCGACGGCATCCTCGCTGCACCTCGGTCACCTCGTGCAGCTGCTGACGCTGCGTCGCCTTCAGTTGGCGGGGCATAAGCCGCTCGGTCTCGTCGGCGGGTCTACCGGCCTCATCGGCGATCCGCGCCCGACCGCGGAGCGCACGCTCAACTCCCGCGAGACGGTCGCCGCCTGGGTGGCCAGTCTGCGTGCGCAGGTCGAGCGGTACCTCAGTTTCGACGGCGAGAACGCTGCGCGCATGGTCAACAATCTCGACTGGACCGCGCCGCTCAGCGCGATCGACTTCCTGCGGGAGATCGGCAAGCACTACCGCGTCGGCACGATGCTCAAGAAGGATGCCGTCGCGGCGCGACTGAACTCCGACGCGGGCATCAGCTACACCGAGTTCAGCTACCAGATCCTGCAGGGTCTGGACTTCCTCGAGCTCTACCGGCAGTACGACTGCGTGCTGCAGACGGGCGGGTCCGACCAGTGGGGAAACCTCACGAGCGGCACCGATCTGATCCATCGGGTGGAGGGGGTGTCGGTGCACGCCATCGGCACGCCGCTCATCACCAACAGCGACGGCACCAAGTTCGGCAAGAGCGAGGGCAACGCCATCTGGATCGATGCCGAGCTGACGAGCCCGTACGCGTTCTACCAGTTCTGGCTCTCGACCGCCGACGCGGACGTGATCGAGCGGCTGAAGGTGTTCACCTTCCTCACGAGCGCGCAGATCGGCGAGTACGCACATCTCGTGGAGACGGAGCCCTTCCGTCGTGCCGCCCAGAAGCGGCTGGCGCTGGAAGCCTGCACAATCGTCCACGGCGTCGACGCGACGCTGGCGGTCATCGCGGCATCCGAGGCTCTGTTCGGACAGGGTGACCTCGCGGCACTCGACGCCGAGACCTTGCGGAGCGCGCTGCGTGAGCTTCCGCACGCAGAGGTGGCGCGGGGATCGCTCGTCGTGCAGACGCTCCTCGACACGGGTCTCGTCGCGAGCCTGAGCGAAGCGCGGCGCGCGATCGCACAGGGCGGCGTCACGCTCGACGGCATCAAGGTCGACGACGAGGGTGCGGTCGTGTCGGGGGCGCTTCCCGGGGGAGTCTCCGTGCTGCGGCGCGGCAAGAAGACGCTCGCCGGTCTCTTCGTCGTCTGA
- a CDS encoding DUF4184 family protein, with product MPFTPSHAIVALPFVRTPLLPAGIAVGAMTPDLPLFVRFTPLTYQLTHTNVLLTMLLALVLLALWYGILRPAVRELSPAWLARRLPPEWDATGAAAWRHVRAPRRGSRAHVWRTGAVFPVLVALSLLIGVVSHIVWDAFTHEGRWGLQVLPALQEQWGPLLGFKWLQYGSTALGLAVLTVFTAVWLRRRPVSEPVRMLPPVVRAVWWLSLPVILVTAWLIGLAVLGPIEGTFTAAHLSYRVLPPACAVWGAGSLALCVALLVMRRRQSEGGMPSTRHA from the coding sequence GTGCCCTTCACGCCGTCGCACGCGATCGTCGCGTTGCCGTTCGTCCGCACGCCGCTGCTTCCCGCGGGGATCGCCGTCGGCGCGATGACTCCGGATCTGCCGCTCTTCGTCCGTTTCACGCCGCTCACGTACCAGCTCACCCACACCAACGTCCTCCTCACGATGCTGCTGGCGCTCGTGCTTCTGGCGCTCTGGTACGGCATCCTGCGGCCGGCGGTGCGGGAGCTTTCGCCGGCGTGGCTCGCCCGGCGTCTTCCCCCGGAGTGGGATGCCACGGGCGCCGCCGCCTGGCGGCACGTTCGCGCCCCCCGACGTGGCTCGCGCGCTCACGTCTGGCGCACGGGCGCGGTCTTTCCGGTACTCGTCGCCCTCTCGCTGCTCATCGGCGTCGTCTCGCACATCGTCTGGGACGCCTTCACGCACGAGGGTCGGTGGGGTCTTCAGGTCCTTCCGGCGCTCCAAGAGCAGTGGGGTCCGCTGCTGGGCTTCAAGTGGCTTCAGTACGGATCGACGGCGCTCGGTCTCGCGGTGCTCACCGTGTTCACGGCCGTGTGGTTGCGCCGTCGTCCGGTTTCGGAGCCCGTCCGGATGCTGCCGCCCGTCGTCCGCGCAGTCTGGTGGCTGTCGTTGCCGGTGATCCTGGTCACCGCGTGGCTCATCGGATTGGCGGTCCTCGGGCCGATCGAGGGCACCTTCACGGCAGCCCACTTGAGCTACCGCGTGCTTCCCCCGGCGTGCGCCGTGTGGGGAGCCGGATCGCTCGCCCTGTGCGTCGCGCTTCTGGTGATGCGACGTCGTCAGAGCGAGGGCGGCATGCCCAGCACGCGCCACGCTTGA
- a CDS encoding HEAT repeat domain-containing protein, with amino-acid sequence MLPDSRLRPRERALAACELFGHQRVVTWCGELLSGRAREDDPHWPDIAWLGGTVGWPEYWARVWGARGLLHLGPPADPAIVLAALDDPAWRVREMALKVIAAHDLEDPLGHVDSCTDDPVARVRAQAWRVLGMPPSL; translated from the coding sequence ATGCTCCCTGATTCGCGTCTGCGTCCACGCGAACGCGCCCTCGCCGCGTGCGAACTGTTCGGCCACCAGCGTGTGGTGACGTGGTGCGGCGAGCTGCTATCCGGTCGTGCGCGCGAGGACGATCCCCACTGGCCGGACATCGCTTGGCTGGGAGGCACCGTCGGGTGGCCCGAGTACTGGGCGCGGGTGTGGGGAGCGCGCGGGCTGCTCCACCTCGGACCGCCGGCGGATCCCGCCATCGTGCTCGCCGCGCTAGACGACCCGGCATGGCGGGTGAGAGAGATGGCCCTCAAGGTCATAGCCGCCCACGACCTCGAGGATCCGCTCGGGCACGTCGACTCGTGCACCGACGACCCGGTGGCGAGAGTGCGAGCTCAAGCGTGGCGCGTGCTGGGCATGCCGCCCTCGCTCTGA
- a CDS encoding CoA transferase: MSDGNPLRAARAPVLGLAVAAVSAANAAAARLAGRPASDVDPDRVAVAYSSERWFRLDARQPRAFAPESAFFPTRDGWVRTHATYPHHARALLAALRLPSSSTATEVASALAAGTTQTAVASVAASGGLCVAVLPVSETEDARLRKEPLVHLDRIGRSPRRAALVGDASAPLRGIRVLDLTRVLAGPVATRTLALLGADVLRIDSPRLPEIAWQHLDTGHGKRSTLLDLATAPDRSVFDSLLETADVIVLGYRPGTLERFGLSPSALAERRPGIVIARVSAWGETGGRGFDSLVQAASGIALHESANGHTPTALPAQALDHSAGYHLAAAILTAIDRQTEEGGSWLATTSLRRMAAQLLDGHRGERGGEHRGEHRDEPDLPVAEHRPFDAASHLQHFTVGEHALTTTAPAISYLDGPAAFAPPRPWADDSPAWKDTRDAP, from the coding sequence ATGAGCGACGGCAATCCCCTGCGTGCAGCACGCGCTCCCGTCCTGGGACTCGCCGTCGCGGCCGTGTCCGCAGCGAATGCGGCGGCGGCGCGCCTCGCAGGCCGTCCCGCTTCCGACGTAGACCCCGATCGTGTCGCCGTGGCCTACTCGAGCGAACGCTGGTTCCGTCTGGACGCCCGACAACCCCGAGCCTTCGCTCCGGAATCGGCCTTCTTCCCGACGCGCGACGGATGGGTGCGCACGCATGCCACCTACCCGCATCACGCGCGGGCACTTCTGGCCGCCCTCCGACTCCCCTCCTCGTCGACCGCCACAGAGGTCGCCTCGGCACTCGCTGCGGGGACGACGCAGACGGCTGTCGCCTCCGTCGCGGCGAGCGGCGGGCTTTGCGTCGCCGTGCTCCCGGTGTCCGAGACCGAGGACGCGCGCCTTCGCAAGGAACCGCTCGTGCACCTCGACCGCATCGGCCGGTCTCCCCGACGGGCGGCACTCGTCGGCGACGCCAGCGCGCCTCTGCGCGGCATCCGCGTGCTCGACCTCACGCGCGTGCTCGCGGGGCCCGTCGCCACGCGCACCCTCGCCCTGCTGGGCGCGGATGTCCTCCGCATCGACAGTCCGCGACTCCCGGAGATCGCCTGGCAGCACCTCGACACGGGCCACGGCAAGCGTTCGACGTTGCTCGACCTCGCCACGGCGCCCGACCGTTCGGTCTTCGACAGCCTGCTCGAGACCGCAGACGTCATCGTGCTGGGGTACCGCCCCGGCACCCTGGAGAGGTTCGGACTCTCGCCCAGCGCTCTCGCCGAGCGGCGCCCCGGCATCGTCATCGCGCGGGTGAGCGCCTGGGGCGAGACAGGTGGGCGCGGCTTCGACAGCCTCGTGCAAGCAGCGAGCGGAATCGCGCTGCACGAGTCAGCGAACGGTCACACCCCTACGGCGCTGCCGGCCCAGGCCCTCGACCACAGCGCCGGCTATCACCTCGCCGCCGCGATCCTCACCGCGATCGACAGGCAGACCGAGGAGGGAGGCTCGTGGCTGGCGACCACGAGTCTTCGGCGAATGGCAGCCCAACTGCTCGACGGGCACCGAGGCGAGCGCGGCGGCGAACACCGCGGCGAACACCGCGACGAACCGGATCTCCCGGTCGCCGAACACAGACCTTTCGACGCGGCGAGCCACCTTCAGCACTTCACGGTGGGCGAGCACGCGCTCACGACCACGGCACCGGCGATCTCCTACCTCGACGGCCCCGCCGCCTTCGCGCCTCCCCGCCCCTGGGCGGACGACTCCCCCGCATGGAAGGACACCCGCGATGCTCCCTGA